A region of Cellulophaga sp. RHA19 DNA encodes the following proteins:
- the lon gene encoding endopeptidase La gives MRDSEFDNLALQGINEEAELIPLLTPEDEEEMSKEQLPETLPILPLRNTVLFPGVVVPITAGRDASIHLIKDANNGSKVIGVVAQKDEETENPGVDDIHTLGTVARILRVLKMPDGNTTVIIQGKKRFEVAEVLTEKPYMTATVRETKEVRGEEETPEFKAIIESIKEMALKVISESPNIPSEASFAIKNIESNSFLINFVSSNLRLPVKDKQELLEIENLKERALATLKFMNVEMQKLQLKNDIQSKVRTDMDRQQREYFLHQQMRTIQEELGGGATAEDELAELRERAKNKKFTKKEREYFNKEISKMQRMNPQVAEYAIQRNYLDFFVDLPWGDYSTDKFDLKEAQRILDRDHYGLEDVKKRIIEYLAVLKLRNDMKSPILCLYGPPGTGKTSLGKSIAEALGRSYVRMSLGGLRDESEIRGHRKTYIGAMPGRVLKNIKKAEHSNPVFVLDEIDKLSNSHQGDPSSAMLEVLDPEQNNEFYDNFLEVGYDLSKVMFIATANNLGAIQPALRDRMEIINVSGYTIEEKVEIAKRHLLPKQLKEHGLKTKDLKIGKAQLEKIVEGYTRESGVRSLDKQIAKMVRFAAKSIATEEEYEVKVTNEIVEKVLGPARLERDKYENNDVAGVVTGLAWTSVGGDILFIESILSKGKGAMNITGNLGKVMKESATIALEYIKSNSDYFGIKDDIFDKYNVHIHVPEGATPKDGPSAGVTMLTSLVSLFTQRKVKKSLAMTGEITLRGKVLPVGGIKEKILAAKRARIKEIILCEDNRKDILEIKEDYLKGLTFHYVTDMSQVIDIAVTDQKVKNAKKI, from the coding sequence ATGCGAGATTCAGAATTTGACAATTTGGCGCTGCAAGGTATTAATGAGGAGGCGGAGCTTATACCATTATTAACACCTGAAGACGAGGAGGAAATGAGTAAAGAGCAATTGCCAGAAACATTACCAATATTACCATTGCGTAATACGGTATTATTCCCAGGAGTTGTTGTGCCTATTACTGCAGGTAGAGATGCGTCTATACATTTAATAAAAGATGCTAATAACGGATCTAAAGTTATTGGTGTTGTTGCACAAAAAGATGAAGAAACCGAAAACCCAGGTGTAGATGATATACACACCTTAGGTACTGTTGCTAGAATATTACGTGTTTTAAAAATGCCAGATGGTAACACAACGGTAATAATACAAGGGAAAAAAAGGTTTGAGGTAGCAGAAGTGTTAACCGAGAAGCCTTATATGACCGCTACAGTACGCGAAACAAAAGAGGTTAGAGGAGAAGAAGAAACGCCAGAATTTAAAGCTATTATAGAGTCTATTAAAGAGATGGCTTTAAAGGTAATATCAGAAAGTCCAAATATTCCTAGTGAGGCTTCATTTGCTATTAAAAACATAGAAAGTAACTCTTTTTTAATAAACTTTGTATCATCTAACTTAAGGTTACCTGTAAAAGACAAACAAGAACTGTTAGAGATAGAGAACTTAAAAGAAAGAGCATTAGCTACTTTAAAGTTTATGAATGTTGAAATGCAAAAACTGCAATTGAAAAACGATATTCAGTCTAAGGTACGTACAGATATGGACCGCCAGCAAAGAGAATACTTTTTGCACCAACAAATGAGAACCATACAAGAAGAATTGGGTGGTGGTGCTACGGCAGAAGATGAGTTGGCAGAATTAAGAGAAAGAGCTAAAAATAAAAAGTTTACTAAAAAGGAAAGAGAGTATTTTAATAAGGAAATTAGTAAAATGCAACGTATGAATCCGCAAGTAGCGGAATATGCCATACAGCGTAATTACTTAGACTTTTTTGTTGATTTACCTTGGGGAGATTACTCTACAGATAAGTTTGACTTAAAAGAGGCTCAAAGAATATTAGATAGAGATCATTACGGGTTAGAAGATGTAAAAAAGAGAATTATAGAGTATTTAGCAGTTTTAAAGCTAAGAAATGATATGAAATCTCCTATTTTATGTTTGTACGGACCTCCAGGTACAGGTAAAACATCTTTAGGTAAATCTATAGCAGAAGCCTTAGGTAGAAGTTATGTTAGAATGTCTTTAGGTGGCTTACGAGATGAGTCTGAAATTAGAGGACACCGTAAAACATATATTGGCGCTATGCCAGGTAGAGTTCTAAAAAACATTAAAAAGGCAGAGCACTCTAATCCTGTTTTTGTTTTAGATGAAATAGATAAGTTATCTAATAGTCATCAAGGAGATCCTTCTTCTGCAATGTTAGAAGTTTTAGACCCAGAACAAAACAACGAGTTTTATGACAATTTCTTAGAAGTTGGGTACGATTTGTCTAAGGTGATGTTTATAGCAACTGCAAACAACCTTGGTGCAATACAGCCAGCGCTTAGAGATCGTATGGAAATTATAAACGTGTCTGGTTATACTATTGAAGAAAAAGTAGAAATAGCAAAAAGACACTTGTTGCCTAAGCAATTAAAAGAGCACGGTTTAAAAACCAAAGACTTAAAAATAGGCAAGGCGCAATTAGAGAAAATAGTAGAAGGTTATACAAGAGAGTCTGGTGTACGTTCTTTAGATAAGCAAATAGCTAAAATGGTACGTTTTGCCGCAAAATCTATAGCAACAGAAGAAGAATACGAGGTTAAAGTAACCAACGAGATTGTAGAAAAAGTTCTTGGCCCAGCAAGGTTAGAAAGAGATAAGTACGAGAATAACGATGTTGCAGGTGTTGTAACTGGCTTAGCTTGGACAAGTGTTGGTGGAGATATTTTATTTATAGAGTCTATTTTATCTAAAGGTAAAGGCGCTATGAATATTACAGGTAACCTAGGAAAGGTCATGAAAGAGTCTGCAACTATAGCTTTAGAGTACATAAAATCTAATTCAGATTATTTTGGAATTAAAGACGATATTTTTGACAAGTATAATGTGCACATACACGTGCCAGAAGGTGCTACGCCAAAAGATGGTCCTAGTGCAGGGGTAACAATGTTAACTTCTTTAGTTTCTTTATTTACACAACGCAAGGTTAAAAAGAGCCTAGCAATGACAGGTGAAATTACATTACGTGGTAAAGTATTGCCTGTAGGTGGTATTAAAGAGAAAATTTTGGCTGCCAAAAGAGCAAGAATTAAAGAAATAATTTTGTGTGAAGACAACCGCAAAGATATTTTAGAAATTAAAGAAGATTATCTAAAAGGACTTACTTTTCATTATGTAACAGATATGAGTCAGGTTATAGATATTGCTGTAACAGACCAAAAAGTAAAAAACGCAAAGAAAATCTAG
- a CDS encoding LysM peptidoglycan-binding domain-containing protein, protein MSVKAKYQSVLDLGEKLAIKDGDVTEEGGVLKIKGQAATQYEKNLIWDKIKEVGGDSPADVKANITVADESVYHRHTVQGGESLSKIAKHYYGDPMKYKQIFEANTGLLKNPDVIHPDQVLVIPNL, encoded by the coding sequence ATGAGCGTAAAAGCGAAATACCAGTCTGTTTTAGACCTAGGTGAAAAATTAGCCATTAAAGACGGAGATGTTACTGAAGAAGGTGGCGTTTTAAAAATAAAAGGACAAGCTGCAACACAGTACGAAAAAAACTTAATTTGGGATAAAATTAAAGAAGTTGGTGGTGATAGTCCTGCAGATGTTAAAGCTAACATTACTGTAGCAGATGAGTCTGTATACCACAGACATACTGTACAAGGTGGAGAGTCTTTAAGTAAAATTGCAAAACATTACTACGGTGACCCAATGAAATACAAGCAGATTTTTGAAGCCAATACTGGTCTTCTTAAAAATCCAGATGTTATACACCCTGACCAAGTTTTGGTAATACCAAATTTATAA
- the rpsA gene encoding 30S ribosomal protein S1 gives MAEEKNNAQVEESTPATEVKAVTPKQDPKEFLAEFDWDKYEEGIERVDDSKLEEFEAMVAENFVDTADEEVVTGKVVHLTEREAIIDINAKSEGVISLNEFRYNPDLKVGDNVEVLIDIREDKSGQLVLSHRKARTIKAWDRVNNACEKEEIVNGFVKCRTKGGMIVDVFGIEAFLPGSQIDVKPIRDYDQYVGKNMEFKVVKINQEFKNVVVSHKALIEADIEEQKKEIIGQLEKGQVLEGVVKNITSYGVFIDLGGVDGLIHITDLSWSRINHPNEVVELDQKMNVVILDFDDNKSRIQLGLKQLEKHPWEALSEEMKVGDKVKGKVVVIADYGAFIEVAEGVEGLVHVSEMSWSTHLRSAQDFVKVGDEIEAQILTLDRDDRKMSLGIKQLTPDPWTDIVSKYPVNSRHKGIVRNFTNFGVFVEMEEGIDGLIYISDLSWTKKIKHPSEFVTVGETLEVEVLELDVDARKLSLGHKQTTENPWDKYETEFALDSVHKGTIDEIVDKGAIVNFNEDIAAFVPTRHLEKEDGKKIAKGEEADFKIIEFNKEFKRVVASHTAIFREEEQRNVKAAVKRQSAAADEAKPTLGDANEALQALKDKMDAANKK, from the coding sequence ATGGCTGAAGAGAAAAACAACGCCCAAGTAGAGGAATCTACACCGGCAACAGAAGTAAAAGCAGTTACACCTAAGCAAGATCCAAAAGAATTTTTGGCTGAATTTGATTGGGATAAGTACGAAGAAGGAATTGAGCGTGTAGACGATTCTAAATTAGAAGAGTTTGAGGCAATGGTTGCTGAAAACTTCGTAGATACTGCAGATGAAGAAGTAGTTACAGGTAAAGTTGTTCATTTAACTGAGCGTGAAGCTATTATTGATATTAACGCTAAGTCTGAAGGTGTTATATCTTTAAACGAATTCCGTTACAATCCAGATCTTAAAGTTGGTGACAACGTTGAGGTTTTAATTGATATTCGTGAAGACAAAAGTGGACAATTAGTATTATCTCACAGAAAAGCTAGAACAATTAAGGCTTGGGATAGAGTTAATAACGCTTGTGAGAAAGAAGAAATCGTTAATGGTTTTGTTAAGTGCAGAACTAAAGGTGGTATGATCGTAGATGTATTTGGAATTGAAGCATTCTTGCCAGGTTCTCAAATAGACGTGAAGCCAATTAGAGATTACGATCAGTATGTTGGTAAAAACATGGAATTCAAGGTTGTTAAGATTAACCAAGAATTTAAGAACGTAGTTGTTTCTCATAAAGCTTTAATTGAAGCTGATATTGAAGAGCAGAAGAAAGAAATTATAGGTCAATTAGAAAAAGGACAAGTATTAGAAGGTGTTGTTAAAAACATTACTTCTTACGGTGTGTTTATTGATCTTGGTGGTGTAGATGGTTTAATCCATATTACAGATCTTTCTTGGTCTAGAATTAACCACCCTAATGAGGTTGTTGAGTTAGATCAGAAAATGAACGTTGTAATTTTAGATTTTGATGATAACAAATCTAGAATCCAATTAGGTCTTAAGCAGTTAGAGAAGCACCCATGGGAAGCGCTTAGCGAAGAAATGAAAGTTGGTGACAAAGTTAAAGGTAAAGTAGTTGTTATAGCAGATTACGGTGCATTTATTGAAGTTGCTGAAGGTGTTGAAGGTTTAGTACACGTTTCTGAAATGTCTTGGTCTACGCACTTGCGTTCAGCTCAGGATTTTGTAAAAGTTGGTGATGAGATAGAAGCTCAAATCTTAACTTTAGATCGTGATGACCGTAAAATGTCTCTTGGTATTAAGCAATTAACTCCAGATCCATGGACTGATATTGTATCTAAATACCCAGTAAACTCTAGACATAAAGGTATAGTACGTAACTTTACTAACTTTGGTGTGTTTGTAGAAATGGAAGAAGGTATAGATGGTTTAATCTATATTTCTGATCTTTCTTGGACTAAGAAAATTAAGCACCCATCTGAGTTTGTAACTGTTGGTGAAACTTTAGAAGTAGAGGTATTAGAATTAGATGTTGATGCACGTAAACTTAGTTTAGGTCATAAACAAACTACCGAAAACCCTTGGGACAAATATGAGACTGAATTTGCTTTAGACTCTGTTCACAAAGGAACTATTGATGAGATAGTAGACAAAGGAGCAATTGTTAACTTTAACGAAGACATTGCAGCATTTGTACCAACTCGTCACTTAGAAAAAGAAGACGGTAAGAAAATTGCTAAAGGTGAAGAAGCAGACTTTAAAATCATTGAATTCAACAAAGAATTTAAGAGAGTTGTTGCTAGTCATACTGCAATCTTCAGAGAAGAAGAGCAACGTAATGTAAAAGCAGCTGTTAAAAGACAATCTGCTGCAGCTGATGAAGCTAAGCCAACTTTAGGTGATGCTAACGAAGCTTTACAAGCGTTAAAAGATAAAATGGATGCAGCTAACAAAAAGTAA
- a CDS encoding ribonuclease Z — MQLTVLGCHAATPRSLANPTSQTLDIRGHLFLIDCGESTQVQLRKSKLKFSRIKHIFISHLHGDHFFGLPGLVSTFRLLGREKELHIYGPKGIKEAITMLLKLGDSWTNYPLYFHELTSKESTVVFEDDKVKVSTIPLNHRIYTNGFLFQEKEVDRKLNIDAVASYKIDKCYYQKIKNGKDITLDDGTLVANADLTFDPPKPKSYAFCSDTVFEPSIIPVIKGVDVLYHEATFLNSEAELATKTKHSTAKQAATIAKQANAGALVLGHYSTRYKTTELFKQEAEEVFTPVLLGEDGKSFDF, encoded by the coding sequence TTGCAATTAACTGTACTAGGTTGCCACGCAGCCACACCACGCTCACTGGCTAACCCTACATCTCAGACATTAGATATAAGAGGACATCTTTTTTTAATAGATTGTGGTGAGAGTACACAAGTACAACTAAGAAAAAGTAAGCTTAAGTTTTCTAGAATTAAGCATATTTTTATTTCTCATTTACACGGAGATCATTTTTTTGGACTTCCGGGTTTGGTATCTACCTTTAGGTTGTTAGGTAGAGAAAAAGAGTTACATATTTACGGACCAAAAGGGATTAAAGAAGCAATTACAATGTTGCTAAAACTTGGGGATTCTTGGACAAATTATCCGCTGTATTTTCACGAGTTAACTAGCAAAGAATCTACCGTTGTTTTTGAAGATGACAAAGTAAAAGTATCTACCATACCATTAAATCACAGAATTTACACAAATGGTTTCCTGTTTCAGGAAAAAGAAGTAGACCGTAAGTTAAATATAGATGCAGTAGCCTCTTATAAAATTGACAAGTGCTATTATCAAAAAATTAAAAACGGGAAAGATATTACTTTGGATGATGGTACTTTGGTTGCTAATGCAGATTTAACTTTTGATCCGCCTAAACCTAAAAGTTATGCCTTTTGTAGTGATACCGTTTTTGAACCTAGTATAATACCAGTTATAAAAGGAGTAGATGTATTGTATCATGAAGCTACTTTTTTAAATTCTGAAGCAGAATTAGCAACAAAAACAAAACACTCTACCGCAAAACAGGCTGCAACAATAGCTAAGCAAGCTAACGCAGGCGCTCTAGTTTTAGGTCATTATTCTACACGTTACAAAACTACCGAATTGTTTAAGCAAGAGGCAGAAGAAGTATTTACTCCAGTGCTATTAGGAGAAGATGGTAAATCGTTCGATTTTTAA
- a CDS encoding aspartate carbamoyltransferase catalytic subunit, protein MSELSVNHLLGIKYLNKNDINLIFETADHFKEVINRSIKKVPSLRDITIANIFFENSTRTKLSFELAEKRLSADVINFSASQSSVKKGETLIDTVNNILSMKVDMVVMRHPNPGAGVFLSKHVKAAIINAGDGAHEHPTQALLDSYSIREKLGDVGGKNVVIVGDILHSRVALSNILALKLQGANVKVCGPKTLIPKHIESLGVTVETDLRKALNWCDVANMLRVQNERMDISYFPTTREYTQQFGVNKALLESLDKEIVIMHPGPINRGVEITSDVADSNQSIILDQVENGVAVRMAVIYLLASKIK, encoded by the coding sequence ATGAGCGAATTGAGTGTTAATCACTTATTAGGAATAAAATATCTTAACAAAAACGATATTAATCTCATTTTTGAAACCGCAGACCATTTTAAAGAAGTAATAAATAGGTCTATAAAAAAAGTCCCTTCTTTAAGAGATATTACTATCGCAAACATTTTTTTTGAAAATAGTACCAGAACAAAACTTTCTTTTGAGCTAGCAGAAAAAAGATTGTCGGCAGATGTAATTAACTTTTCGGCATCACAATCATCTGTAAAAAAAGGAGAAACGTTAATAGATACTGTAAATAACATATTATCTATGAAAGTAGATATGGTTGTTATGAGGCATCCAAACCCTGGTGCAGGTGTGTTTTTATCTAAGCACGTAAAAGCTGCAATAATTAATGCTGGTGATGGTGCGCATGAGCACCCAACACAGGCATTGTTAGACTCTTACTCTATACGAGAAAAGTTAGGAGATGTAGGAGGTAAAAATGTTGTTATAGTAGGTGATATTCTTCATTCTAGAGTGGCTTTGTCTAATATATTAGCACTTAAATTACAAGGGGCAAATGTAAAAGTATGCGGTCCAAAAACATTAATTCCAAAACACATAGAGTCTTTAGGTGTTACGGTAGAAACAGATTTGCGTAAAGCGTTAAATTGGTGTGACGTAGCTAATATGTTACGTGTACAAAATGAGCGTATGGATATTAGTTATTTTCCAACTACCAGAGAGTACACTCAGCAATTTGGAGTAAACAAAGCTTTGTTAGAAAGTTTAGATAAAGAAATAGTAATAATGCACCCAGGACCAATAAACCGTGGCGTAGAAATTACTAGTGATGTTGCAGACTCTAATCAATCTATAATCTTAGATCAGGTAGAAAATGGTGTAGCTGTACGTATGGCTGTTATTTATTTGCTTGCATCTAAAATAAAATAA
- the pyrR gene encoding bifunctional pyr operon transcriptional regulator/uracil phosphoribosyltransferase PyrR has product MSKKVLLSSKEIQIILHRLACQLLENHTDFKDTVLIGLQPRGIYLAKRLSNLLTQEYGVKKIDLGSLDITFYRDDFRRGDKTLEASKTHINFLVEDKKVVFIDDVLYTGRSIRSALTAIQSFGRPAEIELLTLIDRRFSRHLPIQPNYRGRQVDAINEEKVQVLWQENDGQDIVYLINE; this is encoded by the coding sequence ATGAGTAAAAAAGTACTACTTTCCTCTAAAGAAATCCAAATCATATTACATAGATTGGCTTGTCAGTTATTAGAAAATCATACAGATTTTAAAGACACAGTCTTAATAGGGTTACAACCACGTGGTATATATTTAGCAAAAAGACTATCAAATCTTTTAACACAAGAGTATGGTGTTAAAAAAATAGATCTAGGATCTTTAGATATTACATTTTACAGGGATGATTTTAGAAGAGGAGATAAAACCCTAGAAGCAAGTAAAACCCATATTAACTTTTTAGTAGAAGATAAAAAAGTGGTTTTTATTGATGATGTACTTTATACAGGACGTAGCATTAGATCTGCTTTAACAGCAATACAATCTTTTGGTAGACCTGCAGAAATAGAATTACTAACCTTAATAGATCGTAGATTTAGTAGACACTTGCCAATACAACCTAATTATAGAGGTAGACAAGTAGATGCTATTAACGAGGAAAAGGTACAAGTACTTTGGCAAGAGAATGACGGGCAAGACATTGTCTATTTAATAAATGAATAA
- a CDS encoding DMT family transporter, with protein sequence MEKLKGALFVLIGAASYGVLATFVKKANLEGFSTSGLNTLQYLIGFIGVALLALLNKKNRTVAKTKENKNGKLKLVLFGTAAGLTSYFYYLSLNYIPVSVAIIFLMQAIWMGVVLEMILSKKVDKLKLFGSLLVIIGTLFAVNVFNESKAIDPTGFILGVMASMCYTATLYASNTVAVSLPNMVRSKYLVLGGLLIVLLIWNTDLLTEFDYASLSFWQYGLFLGFFGAVLPPIAFNKGFPITGIGLGSILTSLEIPVSILTASIILGEEIKGIQWIGVLIIIVSVAVINYKSIVNDIKNSKNQPTSA encoded by the coding sequence ATGGAGAAGTTAAAAGGAGCGCTATTTGTTTTAATTGGGGCAGCTAGTTATGGTGTGTTGGCAACATTTGTAAAGAAAGCAAATTTAGAAGGATTTAGTACCAGCGGATTAAATACATTGCAATATTTAATAGGTTTTATAGGGGTGGCTTTATTGGCATTACTTAATAAAAAAAATCGCACGGTTGCAAAAACTAAAGAAAATAAAAACGGAAAACTTAAGTTAGTACTTTTTGGTACAGCAGCAGGTTTAACAAGTTATTTTTATTATTTAAGTCTTAATTATATTCCTGTTTCTGTGGCTATTATTTTTCTTATGCAAGCCATTTGGATGGGGGTTGTTTTAGAAATGATTTTAAGTAAAAAAGTAGACAAACTTAAACTGTTTGGGAGTTTATTAGTAATTATAGGAACTTTATTTGCTGTTAATGTTTTTAATGAAAGCAAAGCTATAGATCCAACAGGTTTTATTTTGGGAGTTATGGCAAGTATGTGTTATACTGCTACTTTGTATGCATCTAACACAGTTGCTGTTAGTTTACCTAATATGGTTAGGAGTAAGTATTTAGTTTTAGGTGGTTTGCTAATAGTATTACTTATTTGGAATACAGACTTACTTACGGAGTTTGACTATGCCAGCTTAAGTTTTTGGCAATATGGACTGTTTTTAGGCTTTTTTGGTGCAGTTTTGCCTCCAATAGCCTTTAATAAAGGATTTCCTATTACAGGTATTGGTCTGGGTAGTATTTTAACATCATTAGAAATTCCGGTTTCAATATTAACTGCAAGTATAATTTTGGGCGAAGAAATTAAGGGTATACAATGGATTGGTGTTTTAATTATTATAGTCTCTGTCGCAGTTATTAATTATAAGAGTATTGTTAACGATATTAAAAACAGTAAAAACCAGCCAACTTCTGCTTAA
- a CDS encoding ribonuclease Z: MVFDKDGTTTIVDQENISLAKFLENLNNAYEKIKNDNIIVNLFSFSALTSSDVLEFLDLSNQHRGANKSFVLVTNKVSYDDVPEEISVVPTIQEARDIIEMEEIERDLGI, from the coding sequence ATGGTTTTTGATAAAGATGGTACAACTACAATTGTAGACCAAGAGAATATCTCTTTGGCTAAATTTTTAGAAAATTTAAACAATGCTTACGAGAAAATAAAGAACGATAATATTATTGTAAACCTTTTCTCTTTTTCAGCTTTAACAAGTTCAGATGTGTTAGAGTTTTTAGATTTATCTAACCAGCACAGAGGAGCTAATAAATCTTTTGTTTTGGTTACTAATAAGGTTTCTTATGATGACGTGCCAGAAGAAATATCTGTTGTTCCTACCATACAAGAAGCTAGGGATATTATAGAAATGGAAGAAATTGAACGTGATTTAGGCATCTAA
- the cmk gene encoding (d)CMP kinase has protein sequence MKKITIAIDGYSSTGKSTIAKQLAKALSYVYVDTGAMYRAVTLYAVKKGFVSETSDDFAALIADLPNINLKFVHNEDLGFSEMYLNDENVEKEIRTLAVSKLVSKVASVKEVRVKLVEMQQAMGKEKGIVMDGRDIGSVVFPDAEFKVFMTASPETRAHRRYKELIDRGDDVTYDDVLKNVRSRDHIDSTRKESPLILSKDAIEFDNSDMGLAEQFERMHNYALRVIEKQ, from the coding sequence ATGAAGAAAATTACAATTGCTATAGATGGGTATTCATCAACCGGAAAAAGTACCATAGCAAAACAATTAGCTAAAGCACTGAGTTATGTGTATGTAGATACAGGAGCAATGTATAGAGCAGTAACGCTTTATGCAGTAAAAAAAGGTTTTGTATCAGAAACAAGTGATGATTTTGCTGCATTAATAGCAGATTTGCCTAACATCAATTTAAAATTTGTGCATAATGAAGATTTAGGATTTTCAGAAATGTATTTAAATGATGAAAACGTAGAAAAAGAAATTAGAACTCTTGCGGTTTCTAAATTGGTAAGTAAAGTTGCTTCTGTAAAAGAAGTGCGTGTAAAGCTTGTGGAAATGCAACAAGCAATGGGTAAGGAAAAGGGTATTGTTATGGATGGCAGAGATATAGGTTCTGTTGTTTTTCCTGATGCAGAGTTTAAAGTTTTTATGACAGCCTCACCAGAGACAAGAGCACACAGGCGTTACAAAGAATTAATAGATAGGGGAGATGACGTAACTTATGATGATGTTCTTAAAAATGTACGTAGCAGAGATCATATAGACTCTACCCGTAAAGAATCTCCGCTTATATTATCTAAAGACGCAATAGAGTTTGATAATAGCGATATGGGATTAGCAGAACAGTTTGAGCGTATGCACAATTACGCATTACGAGTAATAGAAAAACAATAA
- the pdxH gene encoding pyridoxamine 5'-phosphate oxidase → MKKDLGNYRKSYQKSELLEGGVSDNPIELFQKWFYEVEATDGVEEPNAMTISTIGLDGFPKSRVVLLKKYTHEGFIFYTNYNSEKGKAIANNPNMCVSFFWPNLERQVIIKGKAEKIAENLSDGYFESRPDGSKLGAIVSDQSTVIPSREFLEDKLKSLEEEYEDKEIERPKHWGGYIVKPVSIEFWQGRPNRLHDRIRYELQEDYNWKIERLAP, encoded by the coding sequence ATGAAAAAGGATTTAGGGAACTACAGAAAATCATACCAAAAAAGTGAACTTTTAGAAGGCGGAGTATCTGACAACCCAATAGAATTATTTCAAAAATGGTTTTATGAAGTAGAAGCTACAGATGGCGTGGAGGAACCTAATGCTATGACAATTTCTACAATTGGTTTAGATGGTTTTCCTAAAAGTAGGGTAGTATTACTTAAAAAATATACACATGAAGGTTTTATTTTTTACACAAATTACAATAGTGAAAAAGGTAAAGCAATAGCAAACAACCCTAATATGTGTGTGTCTTTCTTTTGGCCAAATTTAGAAAGACAGGTTATTATTAAAGGAAAGGCAGAAAAAATAGCAGAGAATTTATCTGATGGTTATTTTGAATCTAGGCCAGATGGTAGTAAACTAGGTGCAATAGTGTCTGACCAAAGTACGGTGATACCTTCTAGAGAGTTTTTAGAAGATAAATTAAAATCTTTAGAGGAAGAGTATGAAGATAAAGAAATAGAAAGACCAAAGCATTGGGGCGGATATATTGTTAAGCCTGTATCTATAGAGTTTTGGCAAGGGAGACCAAATAGGTTACATGATAGAATTAGATATGAGTTGCAAGAAGATTACAATTGGAAGATTGAAAGGCTTGCACCGTAA